The Arachis hypogaea cultivar Tifrunner chromosome 16, arahy.Tifrunner.gnm2.J5K5, whole genome shotgun sequence genome contains a region encoding:
- the LOC112754217 gene encoding uncharacterized protein gives MCSALHVCIVYSCIMCASTLVEVDSMLGHVEPVKPGGADVKRTNLRIWEKYDPNDGKSVCNLKFSVGNIKIKFWNHVLLSVSVPTSALYTHPSKCSIGGAISLAPPSYRTSITLNFHCTEALSHPLPVLLYRTPSVGLARVAPLRTLMCVSLFDLATSACSSPCVAAFLSSILPQLCRTENQDDIDAVIVGVLVDPKEARAGIREVHFFPFNPGDKRTALTYIESDGNWHISSKGAPEQILNLCNYKEDVKRKAMQLLLSLLSVGSDLWGLLDSFGST, from the exons ATGTGTTCTGCTTTGCATGTCTGCATTGTGTACTCCTGCATAATGTGTGCCTCAACACTT GTTGAGGTAGATTCTATGCTTGGTCATGTAGAACCTGTTAAGCCTGGAGGAGCAGATGTCAAGAGGACTAATCTGAGAATATGGGAAAAGTATGATCCAAATG acggaaaatccgtctgtaatttaaaattttccgtcggaaatattaaaataaagtttTGGAATCACGTTCTTCTCTCCGTTTCAGTTCCCACTTCCGCGCTCTACACTCATCCCTCTAAATGCTCCATCGGCGGCGCTATCAGCCTTGCACCGCCGTCGTACCGAACCTCCATTACACTGAACTTCCATTGCACCGAGGCTCTGTCGCACCCCTTACCTGTTCTTCTCTATCGCACCCCCTCCGTCGGCCTTGCTCGCGTTGCTCCCTTACGAACCCTAATGTGCGTGTCTCTCTTTGATCTCGCCACTAGTGCTTGCTCTTCTCCGTGTGTTGCTGCGTTTCTCTCTTCGATCTTGCCTCAGCTGTGCAG GACTGAGAATCAAGATGATATAGATGCCGTAATTGTTGGTGTGCTTGTTGATCCAAAGGAG GCAAGAGCTGGAATCAGGGAGGTCCATTTTTTCCCTTTCAATCCTGGAGACAAGAGGACTGCTCTAACTTACATTGAATCTGATGGAAATTGGCATATATCCAGCAAAGGTGCTCCAGAGCAG ATATTGAACCTCTGCAACTACAAAGAGGATGTGAAGAGAAAGGCTATGCAACTATTGTTAAGTTTGCTGAGCGTGGGCTCTGATCTTTGGGGGTTGCTAGACAGCTTCG GAAGTACCTGA